The genome window TTAGTGTTGCCGTCGGTGTCGCAGTCGTTCGTTGTCTACTTACTCAGTTTCGTTGTTTTCAAAGACGAGTTCTCCCTCGGCTTCGGTGTAGTCCTTTCCGGCCTTAGCGGTTCCGTCCTCGGTCTTGTAGGGCACGGAGACGCGGCCACGTGCTCCCGACCAACGGACGATCTTCAGCTCGTAGGTGCCGATGGACTCGACGATCTCCACGTCCTTCTCGCCGACGTTGAAGATGCCACCGTGATCGTCGTCGAGAATCATGATGGTGGCGACGTAGGGAGCGGCGAGCTCCATCTTGACGGGCTTGTTGGGCTGACCGGCTGCTCCGTTGACGGCGTGGGTGATGGCGGTTCCGTCGGGGGAGCCGAGGCGCATGTTGGAGAGGCGGACGTAGAAGTGCTCGTCCTCCTCAAAGACTTCGTCGTCGATGACTTCGAGGTTGAAGGTCTTCTGGGTCTCGCCGGGCAGGAAGACCAGGGTGCCCTCTGCTAGGACGTAGTCTCCGCCGGCGTTGGCGGTGCCGTCTTCGGTCTTGTAGTCCACGAGGACGGTGGTGTTGAGGTCGCCGCCCTCGCGAATCACGGTGACTTCGAAGGTGCCCACGTTCTCCATGACGGTGTAGTGGCCGGGGTCGAACATGATGCGAATGGTGTCCAGGTCCTtcttctcttcgacttcttcttccttggTCTCCTTGACTTCCTCGCGCGCCTTCTTCATGATGTTGCCGCCGCCCGTCAGCTTCCTGGTGGCCTGGATGCGGTAGAAGGCGCGGGACTTGGGGCCGCGGTTGATGATCTCCTCCCTGGCCATGGACTCGAGCGTCTCCATGCCGATGTCAGGGTGCTTGACCCTCAGCTCGCGGATGACCGACATGTACTCCTTGCGGTGCTCCTCGAACTCCTTGACGGACTCGTCGACGTTCTCGCCGTACTGGTAGCCCTCGTCCTTCTTGCCCATCTCGAGGTCGCCGCCGGCCTCGTGCTCGATGATCACGCCCCGCTTGTTCATGCGGTACTCCTTGCTCATGTACTTGTAGAAGAGGAGGCGACGGTCGGCGATGTAGGCGAGCACCACGACgatggggaagaagaggaaggtgaggAAGGCCTCCCAGAACTCCACGACGCCGTAGGAGATCTCGGCCAGGATGAGGTACAGCCAGATGTAGGCGAAGACGGAGAAGGTGGCGGTGACGAAGAACACGCGCAAGTGCTTGATGTAGCGCACCTCCCCGTCGGGGATGACGTACACGCAGATGGCGATGATGACGAACAGGTTGAAGGCGGCGGATCCGACGATGGTACCGGGACCCAGGTCACCGGCCTCGAAGTTCGTGGCGAACATCTCCACGACGGACAGGAGGATCTCGGGGGCGGAGGAGCCCAGGGCCATGAGAGTGAGGTTAGCCACGGTCTCGTTCCAGATCTGTACCACAATGATCTGCGTCTCGCCGTTGGGCTTCTTGACCGTCACTTCCTTCTCCTGCGAGGTGATCATTTCGATGGAGCCCATGAAGCGGTCGGCCACGATGGACACGCCGATGAAAAGCCACACCATGGCCACGAAGTAGACGATGGCCCTGGCCACGCGATCGCCCGTGGTCAGGCCTTCTTGGGGGTTCCATACGGGGAGGATGAGGCCGGGGTTGCACTTGCTGAAGAAGGCCTCGGTATCATTGGTATCCTGGGCGGCCGCCGGACTGGAGAAAGCGAGCACTAAAACACACAGACCTAACAAACGCATTCCCCAGTGGGAAGAGCCGCTGGCTTTGGGTTCAAACATGGTGCCGACAGAGGTTTTGCAAGGCCTCGCCCGTACGCAAACGAAGCACACGCGGTCACTGGGttataagagaagagaagaaaaagaaaaaagatgtttGTTATATGTTAAATCAGTGATCTCCTTTCGTCATGACGTTCGCCACTGTCACACTCTGAAGAAGTCACAGGACAGGAGCCAAACGTCTCCTTCCACACACACCGCGCCACCAAATGGTCGAGAGGCCGAGACGCCAGGCTACAACTCTCGCGCGCCGGCGCAGTGCCGCCTCCCCTTACTCCCCTTGTTCctccctcactcctcctcctcctcttcctcctcctccttcctcctcatcctcctcctccatctcctcctcccgcCCCGTGTCTGACAAACGCCATTAAGGACCACTTCGAATTGAGTGATATCACATCAGATGAAAACCAACAATTTAGCGGCAGTGATGAGATGCGCAGATCAGTCGCAATAAGAAAAGGTGAAGTACGAAATGCACCAGGAATGGCTATTGTAACGTGAGCGGGCGAAGGGAGGTGGGTAGGCGTAGGGGGACGGGAGGAGTgaggttgggggaggggtggggccaGTGGTCGCTTCGACTCGTGGTACCACCTCTACCCCTAAGGGTATTTTGGGCATGACCATGTTCTTCACTGCCGCCGGGAATCTAacatgctacacacacacacacacaaacacacattcaacTTGCCTTTCTGTAGCTTCAGTGTAATTGTGGCCTTAAATCTCATTGAAGATGTGTGCAGGTTATTAGAATGGAGATTTATCTCGTTGGCATAGTTAAAAACTGAATGTGGgcataagtgccaaattttcttttctttcagttgCTCAGAAGCTTCATGCCCTGTCaggttatatataatacatacatatatatatatatatatatatatatatatatatgtatgtgtatatatatatatgtgtgttgtgtgtgtgtgtgtgtgtgtgtgtgtgtgtgtatggataagTTACAGAACTTATATTTAACCAGGAAACATCGGGAAATCAGTTTTGAGCAGGAAATCACCAAGAATAAGCAATGAATCAATTTTCACTGTAATGCTTCATATTTTGTCATTGTAATAACTCTTAGCttgacatacatataaatatatatatatatatatatatatatatatatatatatatatatatatatatatatatatatactgtatttatatgagatatatttatatagatataattgcaatatgctcttctctctctctctctctctctctctctctctatctctctctctctctctcattatacatatatatatatatttatatatatatatatattatatatcatatatatatatattttaatatatataatctaattatatatatatatatatatataaattatacatacatacactaagaACAAGGTTGCGGTTAGTCGAAGATAGAACAGAACCAGTCGATCGTGTGAGTGGTTCCAATTAATGAAATAGGAGAGAGTGAAACCCTTCAGATTTTTGGTTGTAAGTGTTTCTTTCCGTCTGCTTCCAGACTCTGGAAAATTCTCATCCCCGGATTCGCATAGCCCTCCGAATTACTGAGTACTAAACGGGTCTGTAATTTTCCTATTTCATTGAAAAGGTCTTTGAACTTTTGTCACTCAGATGGCGTAATTACTTACCCTTTATTTACTATCAATCTTGAGCTGAATAAGTCCATTGGATTGCCCATCCCATCGGCCtttgtagaaagaaaaaaaattggtattcaCTATATACAAAGAGGCTTCCGCCATGATGGAATTGAAATAACGGAAAGGTGGGAAGTAAGAGAATGATTAAATAGTTTTTATGTGGTGTCGCAGTTCCAATGGTCATCGACGCCAGAGATGGAGAAAGTAAAGCAGAACTAACTATAATGGCATACCCACGTGCTCCTTAGATACcccttaggattttttttttttgtgcctggCTCGGTGACCTGACAAGACAACCGTCTTTCTAGAGATGTTTAAATAAGCAAGTTGAGCTatcgctttttattattattattattatgaacgaaGGCCAGGATTGAGTCAAAAGAACATgacttcataacttttttttatgttctcatACGATTATAAGaacgaataatatttttttaatgctttatatttatgaattatattttgATAGAGTAAATAGAAAGAGTAAATAGAAATTATATTAGAATGTAGATACTAACTGATACAAATTATCTGTCGGCTTTTGGTAAATACAAAGTAGTACAAGTTATCTCTTGGCTTTTGGGAAATAGAAAGTAGTACAAATTATCTGTCGGCTTTTGGGAAATAGAAAATAGTGCAAATTACTTCTCGGCTTTTGGGAAACAGAAGGTAGAGGAATTTCCGTGGAAGGTTAAGATAGAACAGAATTTCGAAGTGAAAAGCGCCGAAAATGATATAATTCATAGAGGTACGAAATGACCGAAGAATGAGTTCATATCTCACCCTGCGAATTCGTACGCATCTTGTAACGTACGCATTTACCTACGGTTGAATGATATGCTCAGTAGACAAACAAGAACAGGTCTAATGTTAACGCATAGGGGTTGGAGAACCTCCaagaacgccccccccccctccccatctctctctctctctctctctctctctctctctctctctctctctctccgccacacAGAAGGGGTGTGAGGTTGCCAGTgaaaagtaactctctctctccctctctctctctctctctctctgcccgagATTACATCAACGTGGGCTTAAATGCTTTTTCAACTTCTATTACCTATTAGCGAAAACACTGAAgtcaaatagtttttaaaaatacacaaagTATCATTCGAtgcttattttgttttg of Macrobrachium nipponense isolate FS-2020 chromosome 33, ASM1510439v2, whole genome shotgun sequence contains these proteins:
- the LOC135203101 gene encoding sodium/calcium exchanger 1-like isoform X11 codes for the protein MFEPKASGSSHWGMRLLGLCVLVLAFSSPAAAQDTNDTEAFFSKCNPGLILPVWNPQEGLTTGDRVARAIVYFVAMVWLFIGVSIVADRFMGSIEMITSQEKEVTVKKPNGETQIIVVQIWNETVANLTLMALGSSAPEILLSVVEMFATNFEAGDLGPGTIVGSAAFNLFVIIAICVYVIPDGEVRYIKHLRVFFVTATFSVFAYIWLYLILAEISYGVVEFWEAFLTFLFFPIVVVLAYIADRRLLFYKYMSKEYRMNKRGVIIEHEAGGDLEMGKKDEGYQYGENVDESVKEFEEHRKEYMSVIRELRVKHPDIGMETLESMAREEIINRGPKSRAFYRIQATRKLTGGGNIMKKAREEVKETKEEEVEEKKDLDTIRIMFDPGHYTVMENVGTFEVTVIREGGDLNTTVLVDYKTEDGTANAGGDYVLAEGTLVFLPGETQKTFNLEVIDDEVFEEDEHFYVRLSNMRLGSPDGTAITHAVNGAAGQPNKPVKMELAAPYVATIMILDDDHGGIFNVGEKDVEIVESIGTYELKIVRWSGARGRVSVPYKTEDGTAKAGKDYTEAEGELVFENNETEKTISITIIEEDSYEKDVLFYLDIGEPVAVGGFEFATKGSDAMTEEEKIALLGKPKLGNATRAQIRIKENKEYKNMVDKLVKKANASMLVGTSSWKEQFTEAITVQAGDEGEEGEEGEEAEEKLPSCMDYVMHFVTVIWKVLFAFIPPTDIMKGYPSFIISIIGIGILTAFIGDLASHFGCSIGLKDTVTAIAFVALGTSVPDTFASKVAAQQDPYADASVGNVTGSNAVNVFLGIGIAWTMAAVYHNVQGNDFIVLPGNLAFSVTLFCVEALVAIVLMMARRHPSIGGELGGPHIPKMLTTFFLIFLWVFYVLMSTLEAYKLIPSLA